The bacterium genome includes a region encoding these proteins:
- a CDS encoding ATP-binding protein, whose translation MPETNLNILIRDSVLKVGEVSEVSGQKVLIKVDKSKNSSDLFFNGEIVKNISVGSFIQVRKGYVTITIGKTPNEGMDINISVDKLFSSHIAIFGNTGSGKSNTLAKLYSSLFNHPQINCNEKFKDNCKYLLFDFNGEYSSNDCICCNKKVYKLSTYKLEGGDKIKLPVNTILDNSFFSIIAEATDKTQKPFIKRSLDFYIRIKDSDNPEEYMKNIIRKRINAILTMADKEKAVLLIDYLRNILPKDYDEDNIIDIDCDIDWNNKNSEYVFKPTNSYLRTNPDKIPNTIIYKRVDNFKIKENLLDMIISVLYLQLIGDVLSNRSVNEHIAPVINRLQSRKKDIDKIFEFIDSSDIWLNQNIIVVDLKNVNIGMKKIVPLIISKFLYEEQKKYTNKILNIIIDEAHNILSKDSSRESETWKDYRLETFEEIIKEGRKFGVFITISSQRPSDISSTIISQAHNYFIHRLVNQNDLKSIETSISYIDRITADSIPTLPVGTCIFNGISTQMPISLAVDKLDNIKSPNSGTINISQVIF comes from the coding sequence AGTAAGTGGACAAAAAGTATTAATTAAAGTTGATAAGTCCAAAAATTCATCTGATTTATTTTTCAATGGGGAAATAGTAAAAAATATTTCAGTTGGAAGTTTTATTCAAGTTAGAAAAGGTTATGTAACTATAACTATTGGGAAAACGCCAAATGAAGGAATGGATATAAATATTAGTGTTGATAAATTATTCAGCAGTCATATTGCTATATTTGGAAATACAGGAAGCGGTAAATCTAATACTTTAGCTAAATTATATAGTTCTTTGTTCAATCATCCACAGATTAATTGCAATGAAAAGTTTAAAGACAATTGTAAATATTTATTGTTTGATTTTAATGGTGAATATTCTTCAAATGACTGTATTTGTTGCAATAAAAAAGTTTATAAGTTATCCACATATAAACTTGAGGGTGGAGATAAAATAAAATTGCCTGTAAATACTATTTTAGATAATAGTTTCTTTTCTATAATTGCTGAAGCTACAGATAAAACACAAAAGCCGTTTATTAAAAGGTCTTTAGACTTTTACATAAGAATAAAAGATTCAGACAATCCAGAAGAATATATGAAAAATATTATAAGAAAGCGTATTAACGCTATTTTAACAATGGCAGATAAAGAAAAAGCTGTGTTGTTAATTGATTATTTGAGAAATATACTTCCAAAAGATTATGACGAGGATAATATCATAGATATTGACTGTGATATTGATTGGAATAACAAGAATTCAGAATATGTATTTAAACCTACAAATAGCTATTTAAGAACAAATCCTGATAAAATTCCAAATACTATAATTTATAAAAGAGTTGATAACTTTAAAATTAAAGAAAATTTATTGGATATGATTATAAGCGTTTTATATTTGCAACTTATTGGAGATGTTTTAAGTAATAGGTCTGTAAATGAACATATTGCACCAGTTATAAACAGATTACAATCAAGAAAAAAAGATATTGATAAAATATTTGAATTTATTGATTCATCTGATATTTGGTTAAATCAAAACATTATTGTTGTTGATTTAAAAAATGTAAATATAGGAATGAAAAAAATAGTTCCTCTAATAATATCTAAATTTTTATATGAAGAACAAAAAAAATATACTAATAAAATTCTTAATATAATAATTGATGAAGCGCATAATATATTATCTAAAGACTCTTCTAGGGAATCTGAGACATGGAAAGATTATCGGTTGGAAACTTTTGAAGAAATTATAAAAGAAGGTAGAAAATTTGGGGTTTTTATTACTATCTCCAGTCAAAGACCGTCTGATATATCTTCAACAATAATATCTCAAGCTCATAATTATTTTATACATAGATTAGTAAATCAAAATGATTTAAAATCTATTGAAACTTCAATATCCTATATAGATAGGATAACAGCTGATTCAATACCCACATTGCCAGTCGGAACGTGCATTTTTAACGGTATTTCAACACAAATGCCAATTTCTCTTGCAGTTGATAAACTAGATAATATTAAATCACCTAATAGCGGAACTATTAATATTTCTCAAGTAATTTTTTAA